In Papaver somniferum cultivar HN1 chromosome 9, ASM357369v1, whole genome shotgun sequence, the genomic stretch GAAAAATTCTGGTAATGCAGGCCCTTACACTCCAACAATGTAAAAAATAAAGAACTGCAAAAGCAACTGTTTTGAAAACATAGTTTAGAGTCTTTAGGCCTTTGATGATAATACCTGTCCATGGATATCAGTAGCTAAACCAGTCACCAAAGGCTCTGCCTGGACCACAACGTCCGCAAGGTATTCCATCTGTAGAATGAGCGTCGGGCCTGTCTTGCTTGAATAGATGTCATTGTGATTCAATACAACTAGAGAACAACCCTGAAGGGACATGAGTGGAAGAGTATTGTTACTAATGGGAAAGAAAGCAGGAGCGAAGAAGTTgataaacaagaaaaaaaatggggATTGTCACAAAGACTTACATTTTCTGAAGTTAAGGTGTGACAGTAATGCAGAAAATCTAAGACATAAGTTGAAGACCCTTTAGCAGCCACTTCTAAAAGAGATAAATCATCCATCATAACGGTTATGCATCTATTTAGTTCAGGTGAAGTTGATGCATTAACTTCCACGAATTTCTGAATTTTTCGATACAAATCGATCAATCCACCTCCAACACCATTTCCTTCATCTCCATCTATCAATGAAACAAATCAAAGTCAAATTTCATACACATTAGTGGTATTGATATTCCAAGGGTATAAAAATTCGCAATGTGGCTCATTTCTATAGAAACTGAAACAGTTACACACATACATACCCAAGTGTATGGTCACATAAACTAGTAAATGGATTTTACCTGGACACTCCAGCTTAAGCATGTCGATGAATATGAATTTACCATTTTCTCTCTGTGCGACCAAGTTGCATCCCTGATATCAAACAACACAATAGTGAAATTCCATTAATGACAGCGAAATTGTTTGATTTCTATATGATATGTAGATATAGAAAGATTAAAAGAGCTTACCAGTTTTCTTAAGACGCGGTCGTAATGAGAGAAAGGCTTCGAAAGAGCAACAAAGATAACGATTTCAGAAGATTCAATGGAAAGAGAACGCTTAATGAGGTGATGAAGAACAAAAGCTCCACTAGTctcaacttgatcttctatcaGAATAACTCTCCCTTTGGAAGAAGGAATGTGAACTAGGGTTTCATCCAATAGGTTTAAAGATCGCTCCATTCAATTCTCTCAACTTTTCGCAAGAAAATACTAGCAAAGACGGACGCGCGATGCAAGTGCCGTTCTGTTTCAAAACCCAGAAAACACATCATTTTTACCCtctattagtacaaaaataagaGTTACAATTTCCACAGTTCCAGTATCAACATTAATCGCTCTTCTATAAACTAACAATATTATGGAAAATTGGCCAAATCCACAAATTTTTAATTATCCATCTGCGTATATATCCAACTCGATCCACTTTATAGCCATCTGAGGCACCTTCATGTTGGCTTGGCTAAAGGTTCCAAAATCAAAAGATTTCAGTGcccttttgtcaaaaaaaaaaaggcataACTTGCATCAAATGCAGACTGCAAATAGAGATCCAGACCAAGAGTTTTAATACAGGTTTTTCATACTAATCTACAAATAGATTGCATTAACACTTCACAGAACAGTGCAAAATAGATTAACAAAGTTTAAAACTCTTGAAACTTGGCTTTAAAAGCCTCTACTTTCCGAGACTTATCAATTAAGGACATAAACTTAGTGGCACCGGAATTATATGCCATTTACAATATCATGTACTGTCGACAGTGACAGTAAGCAGCTTTTACTCAGCTACTAACATACAGTGAAGAAAAAATGTCTAGGAAAAACAGTCATAGGGTGCTACATTCATTGTTGTATAAAGTGAGCTAGACCCATTAGCCTGTTTTATGTAGAAGCGGCGTTGAAGTTCTAAAATCTAAAGTTGTTTCAAACTGAATGATTACTCAAAAGTTTAGCATATTTCAATTTACAGTGCAAAAAGGCTATCAACTTTCTCGCTAATCAACATTTCATCCTTTTTCTCTATTTCCTGGTTTTCTCTATCAAGAACTTAACTCTGCCATTAATGAACCCCTTCCTCCTGTCTATTTCATCTCTTGTTAGAACCAACATAAATAAAGTTAATCTAAACCTTTTGTTGTTACCACATGTTGTCTACTTTTCGCTGATGCCTGACTAAACTACCACTAATTTCAGTTGTTGGTTGTAAAAAGTAACCAAGGATCACCCTGGTGAAatgttatattaaaaagaaagccGAGCCATATACAAAGTTACAGTAAGAGCAAACCCAGGTCTCAACAGACAAGGTTGTAActgcaaaacaaaaacaaagactgcagaGGTATGAACTGCACTGTCAACCAATGCAGAAAGAGTGTAATACACTGCAGGTGCATGTTCCCAACTCATAACCTTCTTTGACTGCAGACCCAAAAACAGCGAGTGCAGCAGAAATCAGAGCAAAACTTgacaatttcaattttttttataaaactcaAACCCTAGATGCTAACTAGTTACAGACAATTTCAATAATCAATGGAAAGCAATATCACTGTGTCAATATTAGGAAAGCAATTTTTTCAAAATTTGAAGTAACAGGATGAAACAATAGCGAAAAATCCCTTACCTAAAGAAATCGTTGATGTGATTAACACTTGTATTCGCCACCCCCTTAAAACTGTTTCTCTCGGCTCTCCTTTTCTCTCTATTCTCCTCACTCTGTAAACTAACTGAATTTTGGAAATGGAGACATTTGGGCTTTAAGTGGTGGACTAAATTACTTTAACTTGGTGGACTAACCCAATGAACCAGGTGGACTAAattataaattttatttttctgaGGGGTCATTTGCAAAATATAGTAAGGTCGTATAGGAGCTACAGGTCCAACGGAATCTGACATATGTACTACATTGATTTGCTTCGAAGGTTACATTCATAAAGCCAAATGGAAAAAGTGCAAGAGTGGATTTGAGGATAGAACAATCCAAGCAATAAGAAAAGGAGCCTAAAATCGAACGATGGGCAACCGCGGGATTTCTTTACGGGGAAACGcaaattgagttgagttttgagttTTCTGTATAGGATTTGGCACTCTAACTGAATGTACATATTGTCATTGGAGAATCACTTTATATTGACAACAGGGCCATCACATTCTTcagaaacaggaaaaaaaaatgtaGGAAGGAAATCGGTTTCATTGCCAAGTCCATTGCAGATACATTGACCAGGCATCAAGGTCCATCACAGTAACAAGATACAAATCCATAGTTACTACGATGTGGTCACAAAGACGATGTTTCACCCGTAATAATACGACTAATTCGAACAACTGAAGCAGCAAACAAGTCACCAAGTTTGTATAAATTTTGAAAGAACCAAGAGGCAGTTCCAGCTGGATCCGAGTTTCAAAATTCACCTGAATTTGCACAACGGCACTCCCCACACCAGTCGACCACACCCAACCCAAATTGGTCCAACGATCCCACATCAAAAATACATTGACCCACATCAAAAATTTAGTGAACTAAAACGGAAAACTATCATAGTAGAAACTCAGGAATTACCAGAATTTAGAATTTAAAGACAGAAACATGATTGTTATGCTGTACCACATAGTGAAGATCAGAGAAGATATGGTAAGTATAAAGTATGATATAACTGTAATTAGTCTAGAGCTTGACCGTCTGTAATTAACTAAAGAGCACAAAAGATAAAATAGTTAGAGagcaggaagactccaaaattgACTAACGCGAGTCCAGCTAGCTAATTACAGATGAATGCTCCCTTCTCAATGTCACCACCTCTTTTTTACCTGCACAAAAGTAAGTATAGCCAAGGCTGATGATCATTATTTGAATTAAGACATGTAGATTATCAACAATTGAACTAAAACATGTAGAATATGCACCAACGCAGGCATGATCATAACATAAATAGAATATTCTTGCACGGTAATAAATTACAGGACACATAACTGAAAGGTTGAGAATATGCACTCCAAACTGAAGATTGGATTCTTCCCTCGGGTCTGATTATCCCTCATGTTAAAGATTGGATTCTTGACTGGAAGACTAATCCAGCGGGCTGGTCTAAAGATGAAGGAGAATAGAATGCTTTTTGTGACTCTATTCTATGGCACATATCATATGGAAAGCTAGATGCGAGAAGATCTTCAGAGGAACTCAACCTAGTCCGGGAAACACCCATAATTTAGCTAAAGCTTATTGGCTATAACATGCTAAAAGCTAGAGCCCTACACAGCATGTTCGGGAGACCGGCTTAAGTTCTGGCAGTTTCCGCCAAATGATAACATCGAACTTAATGTGGCTGTAAAATGGTATCAGGAGACTAATGTAGGCATTATGGCCATCATTCCCATGAACTATCTGGGTTTGCAGGGAAGTCAAGACAAAAACAACAACTGCTCAGACTAAAGATGAGGTGGAGATGATGGGGATGATGGATTGGGGACCCTGTCTTGGACATCAGAATATTatcatggaatccagctgagcaacctcataaaaaaatggagtttCATTGAACATTAAGCAGTAACATGTAATTGTAGTCGATCAGTTCAATGGAAGGACCTCCCTAACAGTTCAACATGTTTCGGTCATTGTACATTCAAGCCATTATACTCCTCCGCGTGATTCTAAACTCCGAAAGGCCATCATTGACATAAAAGAGCAACAAAGACTCACATTGGATGCATTCAAGGATCGGATAACACAAGGTCCATTTTGGCCATGAACTCCTGCAACAATTCTATCAATTTCTACGAACGGATTAGAGTTTCATGCAGCGCCTCAAACCACAGGGTGGTTGTCTTGAACTTAACGAGTCGGAAACTAGTTGGATCCATAATACCTGGTATTGGGAACCTCACATTCCTAACTGGAATCAATCAGGTGATAAAATACTTCCATACAGAATCTCTCAAGAACTCGGTTTACTGTTcgtctgaaatatatatatatatcagactTACAACTTGTTACAAGCCAAATTCCCACTAATCTGACCCACTATTCAGACCTCAGAGTCCTGCGTCTAAGTTATAACAAAAAAGTTGGGAGTATACCAGACCAACTCAGCTCTCTCAAAAAGCTGTCCTATCTTCGTCTTGGAAGCAACTATCTCACTGAAAAAAATACCACCCTGGGTAGGCAACCTGTCAATTCTACAGTCTTTCTCTCACATTGAATAATCCTCAAGGGGGAATACCAGAAGAATTTGGTCAACTACTGAGGTCAGAAATCCTTCAAACATATGGTAATAAACTGTCTGgtttgactccttcctccatatacgacatctcttctatctcctacctCTCCATTTCTAAGAACCAAGTTCAAGGCCTACTTCGTCTTGACATCACACTTTCCAGCCTAGtaacttctgctggagtttaaaTAACTTCACGGGATGGGGCCCATTCTGGAAAACTTTATCAAATATCCAAATAGTTGATTTTCCAGACACCCGTCTCATAAGTGTAGTTCCAATAGGCTGAGGGAGACTCGAGATCCTAATTACGTTAAGGTTAAAGACAATCAACTTGGATCTGGGGAACCCAAGTAACTTGGACATCCTCATCTGTGGTTAACCGCGCTTATCTGAAGTCTTAGGTGTAGAGGAAGGTTTGGAAAACGGCAATTTTTCGGAAAGTTTTGGTCTAGATTACAATCATCCAGGAGGCACTTACTAGGATCAGTGGCCAACTTGTGGACTCAACTTGAAATATTAACAAGGTGTGAACGTTATTCGTGGTAGAATCCCAACAGGGATTGAGAACCTTGTTAATTTGACTCTTTTAGGTTTGGAAGCGAATTTGCTTGGTAGTAGTATCCATGTTGGTATTATAAAACTATGATAGGTATATGCCTCTCAGCTGTACCCAGACCCAGTTATGAACTATATGCAACATTTTCTCCTTTGCTTATCCCTAtcttatcaaaataaaataaaaaaactaacatCCAAGTCATAAATAAGTGAGTAGAGTTTCTAAATGCCATACCATGTAAAGATACGGGTCACTGAGAGCTCTTTCGCACGATCTCTTGATTGCTGATCCTTTCAAGATGCTGCAAATCATCCATTATTCATTCATTATGATCACCCACTAGCAAGTTGCATGCAGTATTACACTAGTTAAACATAAAACtatgaaactgcaaatgcagctCTACCCTATTTAAGCATAACATAAGACTGAAACTGCAATCTAGAACACGGGCCATGGGTTTGATCAATGGACCCCTCTTAACAACCTACATCAAATTTTGTAGATGAAAGGTTCTAGTTCAAAATTCTTTTAGCAGAAATAGTTTTGTTAtactcaacaagattttgttCTCATTTCTAGAACTACTAAAATATAACAGCTGCAAATTGCCAACATACAAGTTTTTTTTTACGAGTATTTTTTTTAACTATTTTCTAACGAAACTGGTGTATGCATTTAAGCTGCATGCTACTTACCGTATCTAGGAGTGGGGGAACAAAACATATTGCCGCCACTGCACCACTAACTGCTCCCCAAGCTAGTGGCGATATGCTGCCTTCTTTCTGATCTAACAATGCTTTTTAGAAGTGCATTAGTTTGAGCTCTTAAGCAATATGCCAACTGAAGGTTACTGGGCTGtgccaaatgaaaatgaaaatcaaaaccagaatcaaaatcaaaatcaaaacatgcacAAAAGTTAAAAAGCTGTGTCTAGCTTTACCGTAGTTGAGGCAGAAGTTATGATCTCACGGACAACTTTGGATGCCATGTCTAAATCTCACAATAACAACAGAAGCTCTATCAGGCAAATTAACGAACCCTTTGTATGCGACAACAAATAAACCTTAGTACAAAACAGAAATAAAACGATAGAAACAGTAATTAACCACAACCCATTAAAGGAATCATTCAGATCTACACATAGAAAGCGTCGAGACTTACTCAAGTAACAGAGACTTGAGGATAAAAGGAGGAATTAAGAGGAAGAGTTtcggaaaagaagagaagaaggtgaGAGTACTAAATACTCAGACTACCTACTCAGTATTCACGTACAACTCGTGACTAACGCTATGAACTCATCTAACTAAAAGATGAAGGCCCCCTCCCAGGTACTCAACTAATTAAGGATAAAGGCCACCTCTACATGATCAGGGCTAACCACCACTGGTTCATGACTGTCCGTTTGGAATGAGCCCAAGAGCTAACTGGTCATGCAAGTTGGACAGAAGAAATCATTTGACATGAGCGGAGGTATAAGGCATTCTGGCCAAGGCATCTGCATCTCTATTTTCAGCACCTTTCTTATTGCAGACCTTGTAGTCATAGCCTAGTAGCTTAGATAACACTCAAACTTAAGGTTCGAGCTAAATTGTTGTTGTATATTTCATTCTCACCGATGAGGTGTAAAGATATATCGTGTTGtcaaaataaatatacaaataacACGTCTTCTTCAATAATGTGttgtcagaaaaaaaaaaataacgccACCCTACAAGCACTATTACAACTACTAGAACTATTATAACCACTGATGAGTCAACAAGTAACAACTATCACTATTTACGCAGAATTTTCCATGACTCTCCCTCAAGATGGTGCATACATATCACAGATGCCCAAATTGACTAGTGAACCATTAAATATACGGATACGGATTTGGTCAGAGTATCTGCCAACTGTTGTGTTGTACGAACTTATGGTATTTCAATAATGTTTTCTTCGAGTTTCTCATAGatgaaattgaaaaagcgggggtataacaaccacacccaataatttgtccgacaatctgaatggactaaactccaatataattccgagagcaccggCTTAAAatgtgagactcaatcaagaaatatatcaaagagctttatctctatttctcaatacgtacaatcagcaaatcaaacagatacaaatccgtgagcccgattgatatgaaaaaaacttggacggtaccaaagaccaacgtccaagtgtcaatcaagttatatccaacaaacaaggtcggatttatcaactgattaaacaacgcacaacctgtgatatgtttcaattaaataaacaaatacaacgcggaaaagaaataacacagacaccagaaattttgttaacaaaaccgcaaatgcataaaaaccccgggaccttgtccagctttcaataccaaactgtattaagcctctatagacattagcctactacaagttaacttcagacggaatgtagttgagccctaaccaagtctcacaccgattaaagtACAGTCGCGCTCTTTATGCCTCtaaaaccacgccggattctgctcacttgattcccttagttgatctcacccacaactcagAGTTGCTACACCCGGAAGTCAAAGACTTATAAAGAAATTTGTCTCCCATTGATAAGTCTATTCCTTATTTGGTTATTgttccatctttagatataaatcaaggtgaacatgaaccaattgataatctggtcttatactcccagagagcatcctagaaatatcaatcacctcacaataacccaacagATTAACAGAAACAGTTATTGCGGAATTAaaagagtctgagatgaagaactgttgtgattactttttatatcttacctatcggagataaatctcgagtaaatcttagagaatataaaactcaatacggtagaacaagtaagatcagaatatgcaactatagagaaaatagttagatctggcttcatgaataccaaatgaagtcttcaagtcgttaacctaatatagtttttcaaaaacctaggttaaaggagaatcgattctagtttgCAACTAAGACACATAAAAATGCTGGGATTGGGtttttcagttgctagagttctccattatatagcctttcaaatcaaggttgcttacaatcaaagctaagatagcttagtaacaaagcattcaatattaaccgttagatgaaatcctgatttaagattcaagctaagtctgcttagaaattatgcAATTAATTAacctccaccgttagatggagaaaaagcgggggtctaacaaccgcatccaatatttcgcttagcaatctgtatggactaactccaatatactttcaagagaatcaactagacagtcagactcaatcttaagaaaaatatatcaaggagttatatctcaatctctcattttaattcgcaatcaaacaaataatattttgcgagcccgattgaatataagagagataacttgaacggtaccaaagaccaatgttcaaggatcaatcaatttcaatcaacaaccaaaggttgtatttaccaattcatcgattcaacgcacaacctatgatatttcaatcacataacaaaatataatacgaaaaagaaataatacagacaccagaattttgttaaagaggaaaccgcaaatgcagaaaaaccccgggacctagtccagatttgaacaccacattgtactaagcctatacagacactagcctactagaaactaacttcggtctggaatgcagttaaaccctaatcaatctcacactgattcaaggtacagtcgtgctccttacgtctctgatcccagtaggatattacgcacttgattcccttagatattctcacccacaactaagagttactaagacccaaagtcgaacacttgataaacaaatctgtatcacacataaaattctgttgaatagataaatatgtttcccacagatatacctacgagtttttgttccgtcttttgataaatcaaggtgaacatgaaccaattgatataccagacttatattcccgaagaacaacctagaaatatcaatcacctcacaataatcttaatcaattaacaaaaaaatattatggaatcacaaacgatgagacgaaggtgtttgcgactacttttctaccttgcatatcagagatataaatctaaaGTCAATCTTaagattgcactcaatcacgatagaaaaagcaagatcagatcacacaactacagagaaaatagttgggtctggcttcacaatcccaatgaagtctttaagtagttaacctacatcgtttcatgaaaaacctaaggttaaaggagagttgACTCTCGATTGGGTCAAGTTTTGGCACCAAGAAGGTGACCAGTTGCAGCTGTAGTCGATTGCACCATTCCATGGACGACTATGAGTCTTAGGGATGAGTACAAGAGTTGTTGGAAATGGCTAGGAATTAATTTAGAAGTTGAGATAAACACGGAGTGGCTGATAAGTCAGGGAAGATTTGGAGTTCAGATTAGCCGAGAATTCAGTTCCAAGTTCTGTTGTTTGTGCCATTGATTATTGTTGATAAGTAGTTTTGGATTGATTGTGTCTTATAAGTGTGCATCCGATTCTATTTTGCAGGAAGAAATAGAGCTATAAAAGAAGACCGCTCGACTGCGAGAAGGGATATCGCATACCCCCTCTCACGCCTGTTTTGCATCACCAACATAGAGGAGCTCTCTGCTCCTCTACAACCATCACCACTTTCATATACCATCCATATGCATCTCATACATACTTGTATCTCTATCATCCCCAGTTTCCATACCACCTGCATA encodes the following:
- the LOC113309122 gene encoding elongator complex protein 6-like, whose translation is MERSLNLLDETLVHIPSSKGRVILIEDQVETSGAFVLHHLIKRSLSIESSEIVIFVALSKPFSHYDRVLRKLGCNLVAQRENGKFIFIDMLKLECPDGDEGNGVGGGLIDLYRKIQKFVEVNASTSPELNRCITVMMDDLSLLEVAAKGSSTYVLDFLHYCHTLTSENGCSLVVLNHNDIYSSKTGPTLILQMEYLADVVVQAEPLVTGLATDIHGQLTVLNKGAIDEHGGVRSKLHNFHFKVKENSVEYFYPGSRV